One window of the Camelina sativa cultivar DH55 chromosome 1, Cs, whole genome shotgun sequence genome contains the following:
- the LOC104727935 gene encoding uncharacterized protein LOC104727935 — MSSISPIFPISDSQHFSDYGFDPQLHYFQVMEEARKHKRETSAKSSINGIQFKIQKPISKDDPTRSTLHSNKRKKRCWWKKALPFFKWRKSPVSTLSEDRSSRARNFRTVTRSMSMSGPIYATESLSGSSTPYRTTTTNRHSSGHIAGTLTTARAIPYLSLRELNMEQPQRISICSSPIYLVT; from the exons atgtcaAGCATTTCCCCAATATTCCCCATCTCTGATTCTCAACATTTCAGCGACTATGGTTTCGATCCTCAACTCCACTACTTTCAG GTTATGGAAGAAGCGAGGAAGCATAAGAGAGAAACGTCGGCAAAGTCCTCCATAAACGGTATTCAATTCAAGATCCAGAAACCCATTTCGAAAGATGACCCGACCCGGTCCACATTGCAcagcaacaagaggaagaaacGGTGCTGGTGGAAAAAAGCTCTCCCCTTCTTCAAATGGCGGAAATCGCCAGTCTCCACCTTGAGCGAAGACCGTAGTAGTAGAGCTAGGAACTTTCGCACCGTAACCAGGTCGATGTCGATGTCTGGTCCGATTTACGCAACAGAGAGTCTGAGCGGGTCGAGCACACCGTACCGTACGACGACGACAAACAGACATTCTTCAGGACATATAGCGGGAACATTAACGACGGCGAGGGCGATCCCATATCTGAGTTTACGAGAGCTTAACATGGAGCAGCCACAGAGGATCTCTATCTGCTCTTCCCCCATTTACTTGGTCACGTAA
- the LOC104728014 gene encoding lipoamide acyltransferase component of branched-chain alpha-keto acid dehydrogenase complex, mitochondrial, which translates to MIARRIWRSHRFLRPFSSSSVCAPPFRVPEFHSQSSSSPASRPFSVHPPTLMKWFGGSRSWYSNEAMAIDSNAGLIDVPLAQTGEGIAECELLKWFVKEGDLIEEFQPLCEVQSDKATIEITSRFKGKVALVSHSPGDIIKVGETLVRLAVEDAQDALLVTADSPEIVIPGGSKQKTDNVVGALSTPAVRNLAKDLGIDINLITGTGKDGRVLKEDVLRFGDQKGFVTDSVSSAHPVVGEDSGSTIASNFEDKTIPLRGFNRAMVKTMTMATSVPHFHFVEEINCDALVELKQFFKENNTDSTIKHTFLPTLIKSLSMALAKYPLVNSCFNAESLEIILKGSHNIGVAMATEHGLVVPNIKNVQSLSLLEITKELSRLQHLATNNKLNPEDVTGGTITLSNIGAIGGKFGSPLLNLPEVAIIALGRIEKVPKFSEEGTVYPASIMMVNIAADHRVLDGATVARFCCQWKEYIEKPELLILQMR; encoded by the exons ATGATCGCGCGACGGATCTGGCGGAGCCATCGGTTTCTCCGCCCATTCAGCTCGTCTTCTGTCTGCGCTCCGCCGTTTCGGGTTCCGGAGTTTCATTCTCAgtcgtcttcttctccggcgTCGCGCCCATTCTCTGTTCACCCTCCCACT TTGATGAAATGGTTTGGAGGAAGTAGAAGCTGGTATTCGAACGAAGCCATGGCCATAGATTCGAATGCAGGGCTAATTGATGTGCCACTAGCACAAACTGGGGAAGGTATTGCTGAATGTGAGCTTCTCAAGTGGTTTGTGAAAGAG ggagATCTTATTGAAGAGTTTCAGCCACTCTGTGAAGTTCAGAGCGATAAAGCAACAATAGAGATAACCAGTCGCTTTAAGGGGAAAGTGGCTCTCGTTTCACATTCTCCAGGTGACATTATTAAG GTTGGAGAGACTCTGGTTAGGCTGGCAGTTGAAGACGCGCAGGATGCTCTTCTAGTAACCGCTGATAGTCCAGAAATTGTAATTCCGGGAGGTTCAAAGCAGAAAACAGACAATGTTGTTGGAGCTCTTTCAACACCTGCTGTTCGTAATCTTGCAAAAGATCTTGGCATAGATATCAATCTTATAACTGGAACTGGTAAAGATGGGAGGGTTTTGAAAGAGGATGTTCTTAGATTTGGTGACCAGAAAGGATTCGTAACAGATTCAGTTTCTTCTGCGCATCCTGTTGTAGGAGAAGACTCGGGTTCCACTATAGCGAGTAACTTTGAAGATAAAACAATTCCTCTAAG GGGATTCAACCGAGCAATGGTCAAGACAATGACTATGGCTACAAGTGTACCGCATTTTCATTTCGTTGAAGAGATAAACTGCGACGCACTTGTGGAGCTTAAGCAGTTCTTCAAAGAGAACAATACAGATTCCACCATCAAACACACTTTTCTTCCTACTTTAATCAAGTCACTGTCAATGGCTCTAGCCAAATATCCCTTAGTGAATAGTTGCTTCAACGCAGAATCTCTCGAGATCATTCTCAAAG GTTCACATAACATTGGAGTTGCAATGGCCACTGAACATGGCCTTGTTGTTCCTAATATAAAGAATGTTCAGTCATTATCTCTGCTAGAGATAACCAAAGAGCTGTCACGGTTACAACATTTGGCGACAAACAACAAACTTAACCCCGAGGATGTAACGGGTGGAACCATAACTCTGAGTAACATTGGAGCAATAGGTGGGAAATTCGGATCCCCTCTTCTAAACTTACCGGAAGTTGCAATCATCGCTCTTGGAAGGATCGAGAAAGTTCCAAAATTCTCAGAAGAAGGAACTGTATATCCTGCATCAATAATGATG GTTAACATTGCTGCGGATCATAGAGTACTAGATGGAGCAACAGTAGCTCGGTTTTGCTGCCAGTGGAAAGAGTACATAGAGAAACCAGAGTTGCTGATTCTTCAAATGAGATAA
- the LOC104728084 gene encoding peroxisomal fatty acid beta-oxidation multifunctional protein MFP2-like isoform X1 codes for MDSRTKGKTVMEVGGDGVAVITLINPPVNSLSFDVLYNLKSNYEEALSRNDVKAIVITGAKGKFSGGFDISGFGEIQKGTRKEPKVGYISIDIITDLLEAARKPSVAAIDGLALGGGLELSMACHARISTPGAQLGLPELQLGVIPGFGGTQRLPRLVGLTKALEMILTSKPVRAEEGHSLGLIDAVVPSAELLTTARRWALDIVERRKPWISSLLKTDKLPPLGEAREILKFARGQTRKQAPNMKHPLMCLDALETGIVSGPRVGLEKEAEVGSQVISLDTTKGLIHVFFSQRGTVKVPGVTDRGLMPRKIKKVAIIGGGLMGSGIATALILSSYPVILKEVNEKFLEAGIGRVKANLQSRVRKGSMSKEKFEKTMSLLKGSLDYESFRDVDMVIEAVIENISLKQQIFADLEKYCPQHCILASNTSTIDLNKIGERTKSQDRIVGAHFFSPAHVMPLLEIVRTNHTSAQVIVDLLDVGKKIKKTPVVVGNCTGFAVNRMFFPYTQAAMFLVERGADPYLIDSAVSKFGMPMGPFRLCDLVGFGVAIATATQFIENFPERTYKSMIIPLMQEDKRAGEATRKGFYLYDDKRKAKPDPELKKYIEKARSISGGNVDPKLVKLSEKEIIEMTFFPVVNEACRVFAEGIAVKAADLDIAAIMGMGFPPYRGGIMFWADSIGSKYIYSRLDEWSKTYGDFFKPCAFLAERGSKGAPLSAPVEQARSRL; via the exons ATGGATTCACGAACCAAGGGGAAGACGGTGATGGAAGTTGGTGGCGATGGCGTTGCCGTCATCACACTCATCAATCCTCCTGTCAATTCCCTCTCTTTCGACG TGCTATACAACCTCAAAAGTAACTACGAGGAGGCCTTGAGCAGGAATGATGTTAAAGCTATTGTTATTACGG GTGCAAAGGGGAAGTTCTCTGGTGGCTTTGATATATCTGGTTTTGGTGAAATTCAGAAGGGGACTA GGAAAGAGCCAAAGGTTGGATACATATCCATCGACATCATCACCGACTTGCTTGAAG CTGCTAGGAAGCCTTCTGTTGCTGCCATTGATGGGCTAGCCTTGGGTGGAGGGTTAGAACTTTCTATG GCTTGCCATGCAAGGATATCAACTCCCGGTGCACAGTTAGGTTTGCCCGAGCTGCAACTCGGTGTTATTCCTGGGTTTGGAG GAACGCAGCGTCTTCCGCGTCTTGTTGGTCTCACAAAAGCCCTTGAAATGATTTTG ACATCTAAGCCAGTTAGAGCTGAGGAAGGTCATTCCTTGGGTCTTATTGATGCTGTGGTGCCATCTGCCGAGTTATTAACCACTGCTCGTCGTTGGGCCCTTGACATAGTTGAGAGGAGAAAACCATGGATTTCTAGCCTGTTAAAGACTGACAAGTTACCTCCTCTTGGAGAGGCAAGGGAGATACTGAAGTTTGCCAGAGGACAGACACGCAAACAAGCCCCGAATATGAAACACCCCTTAATGTGCCTTGACGCTCTTGAAACGGGTATTGTTTCTGGTCCAAGGGTTGGTTTAGAAAAG GAGGCTGAAGTCGGTTCTCAAGTGATTAGCCTTGATACCACCAAAGGCTTGATCCACGTATTCTTTTCTCAGAGAGGAACTGTAAAG GTTCCTGGAGTTACTGATCGTGGGTTGATGCCTCGGAAGATAAAGAAGGTAGCCATAATTGGAGGCGGGTTAATGGGGTCTGGAATTGCCACCGCATTGATCCTAAGTAGCTATCCAGTGATTCTCAAGGAGGTGAATGAGAAGTTCCTGGAGGCGGGAATTGGCAGAGTTAAAG CTAATCTCCAGAGTCGTGTAAGGAAAGGAAGCATGTCTAAGGAAAAGTTTGAGAAAACCATGTCTCTCCTTAAGGGTTCTCTTGATTATGAGAGCTTTAGGGATGTGGACATGGTCATTGAG GCTGTTATTGAAAACATATCTTTGAAGCAACAAATTTTTGCTGATCTGGAGAAGTACTGTCCTCAGCATTGTATCCTCGCTAGCAACACATCTACCATTGACTTGAACAAAATTGGGGAGCGGACTAAGTCTCAG GATAGAATTGTTGGAGCTCATTTTTTCAG TCCAGCACATGTCATGCCACTACTTGAAATAGTTCGGACCAATCATACCTCTGCCCAAGTAATTGTTGACCTGTTAGATGTTGGgaagaagattaagaaaacaCCAGTCGTGGTGGGAAACTGCACAGGGTTTGCAGTGAATAGAATGTTCTTCCCTTACACACAGGCAGCTATGTTCCTGGTTGAGCGTGGAGCAGATCCATATCTAATCGACAGTGCAGTCAGCAAGTTTGGGATGCCAATGGGTCCCTTCAG ATTGTGTGACCTGGTTGGATTTGGTGTGGCGATTGCAACTGCAACACAATTCATTGAGAACTTCCCAGAACGGACATACAAATCAATGATTATCCCACTTATGCAAGAGGACAAGAGAGCTG GTGAAGCCACTCGTAAAGGTTTCTATCTGTATGACGATAAGCGCAAGGCTAAACCTGATCCTGAGTTAAAGAAATATATCGAAAAGGCAAGGAGCATATCTGGAGGAAATGTTGACCCTAAG TTGGTGAAACTGTCGGAGAAGGAAATAATTGAAATGACGTTTTTCCCAGTAGTAAATGAGGCGTGCAGGGTTTTTGCTGAAGGTATTGCAGTCAAAGCAGCAGACCTTGACATTGCTGCCATAATGGGAATGGGTTTTCCACCATACAG AGGAGGTATCATGTTCTGGGCTGATTCCATAGGATCGAAATACATTTACTCGAGGCTAGATGAGTGGTCGAAGACTTATGGTGATTTCTTCAAGCCTTGTGCTTTTTTGGCTGAAAGGGGATCTAAAGGAGCTCCTCTG AGCGCTCCCGTGGAGCAAGCGAGATCGCGGTTGTAA
- the LOC104728084 gene encoding peroxisomal fatty acid beta-oxidation multifunctional protein MFP2-like isoform X2 yields MDSRTKGKTVMEVGGDGVAVITLINPPVNSLSFDVLYNLKSNYEEALSRNDVKAIVITGAKGKFSGGFDISGFGEIQKGTRKEPKVGYISIDIITDLLEAARKPSVAAIDGLALGGGLELSMACHARISTPGAQLGLPELQLGVIPGFGGTQRLPRLVGLTKALEMILTSKPVRAEEGHSLGLIDAVVPSAELLTTARRWALDIVERRKPWISSLLKTDKLPPLGEAREILKFARGQTRKQAPNMKHPLMCLDALETGIVSGPRVGLEKEAEVGSQVISLDTTKGLIHVFFSQRGTVKVPGVTDRGLMPRKIKKVAIIGGGLMGSGIATALILSSYPVILKEVNEKFLEAGIGRVKANLQSRVRKGSMSKEKFEKTMSLLKGSLDYESFRDVDMVIEAVIENISLKQQIFADLEKYCPQHCILASNTSTIDLNKIGERTKSQDRIVGAHFFSPAHVMPLLEIVRTNHTSAQVIVDLLDVGKKIKKTPVVVGNCTGFAVNRMFFPYTQAAMFLVERGADPYLIDSAVSKFGMPMGPFRLCDLVGFGVAIATATQFIENFPERTYKSMIIPLMQEDKRAGEATRKGFYLYDDKRKAKPDPELKKYIEKARSISGGNVDPKLVKLSEKEIIEMTFFPVVNEACRVFAEGIAVKAADLDIAAIMGMGFPPYRGGIMFWADSIGSKYIYSRLDEWSKTYGDFFKPCAFLAERGSKGAPLSAPVEQARSRL; encoded by the exons ATGGATTCACGAACCAAGGGGAAGACGGTGATGGAAGTTGGTGGCGATGGCGTTGCCGTCATCACACTCATCAATCCTCCTGTCAATTCCCTCTCTTTCGACG TGCTATACAACCTCAAAAGTAACTACGAGGAGGCCTTGAGCAGGAATGATGTTAAAGCTATTGTTATTACGG GTGCAAAGGGGAAGTTCTCTGGTGGCTTTGATATATCTGGTTTTGGTGAAATTCAGAAGGGGACTA GGAAAGAGCCAAAGGTTGGATACATATCCATCGACATCATCACCGACTTGCTTGAAG CTGCTAGGAAGCCTTCTGTTGCTGCCATTGATGGGCTAGCCTTGGGTGGAGGGTTAGAACTTTCTATG GCTTGCCATGCAAGGATATCAACTCCCGGTGCACAGTTAGGTTTGCCCGAGCTGCAACTCGGTGTTATTCCTGGGTTTGGAG GAACGCAGCGTCTTCCGCGTCTTGTTGGTCTCACAAAAGCCCTTGAAATGATTTTG ACATCTAAGCCAGTTAGAGCTGAGGAAGGTCATTCCTTGGGTCTTATTGATGCTGTGGTGCCATCTGCCGAGTTATTAACCACTGCTCGTCGTTGGGCCCTTGACATAGTTGAGAGGAGAAAACCATGGATTTCTAGCCTGTTAAAGACTGACAAGTTACCTCCTCTTGGAGAGGCAAGGGAGATACTGAAGTTTGCCAGAGGACAGACACGCAAACAAGCCCCGAATATGAAACACCCCTTAATGTGCCTTGACGCTCTTGAAACGGGTATTGTTTCTGGTCCAAGGGTTGGTTTAGAAAAG GAGGCTGAAGTCGGTTCTCAAGTGATTAGCCTTGATACCACCAAAGGCTTGATCCACGTATTCTTTTCTCAGAGAGGAACTGTAAAG GTTCCTGGAGTTACTGATCGTGGGTTGATGCCTCGGAAGATAAAGAAGGTAGCCATAATTGGAGGCGGGTTAATGGGGTCTGGAATTGCCACCGCATTGATCCTAAGTAGCTATCCAGTGATTCTCAAGGAGGTGAATGAGAAGTTCCTGGAGGCGGGAATTGGCAGAGTTAAAG CTAATCTCCAGAGTCGTGTAAGGAAAGGAAGCATGTCTAAGGAAAAGTTTGAGAAAACCATGTCTCTCCTTAAGGGTTCTCTTGATTATGAGAGCTTTAGGGATGTGGACATGGTCATTGAG GCTGTTATTGAAAACATATCTTTGAAGCAACAAATTTTTGCTGATCTGGAGAAGTACTGTCCTCAGCATTGTATCCTCGCTAGCAACACATCTACCATTGACTTGAACAAAATTGGGGAGCGGACTAAGTCTCAGGATAGAATCGTTGGAGCACATTTTTTCAG TCCAGCACATGTCATGCCACTACTTGAAATAGTTCGGACCAATCATACCTCTGCCCAAGTAATTGTTGACCTGTTAGATGTTGGgaagaagattaagaaaacaCCAGTCGTGGTGGGAAACTGCACAGGGTTTGCAGTGAATAGAATGTTCTTCCCTTACACACAGGCAGCTATGTTCCTGGTTGAGCGTGGAGCAGATCCATATCTAATCGACAGTGCAGTCAGCAAGTTTGGGATGCCAATGGGTCCCTTCAG ATTGTGTGACCTGGTTGGATTTGGTGTGGCGATTGCAACTGCAACACAATTCATTGAGAACTTCCCAGAACGGACATACAAATCAATGATTATCCCACTTATGCAAGAGGACAAGAGAGCTG GTGAAGCCACTCGTAAAGGTTTCTATCTGTATGACGATAAGCGCAAGGCTAAACCTGATCCTGAGTTAAAGAAATATATCGAAAAGGCAAGGAGCATATCTGGAGGAAATGTTGACCCTAAG TTGGTGAAACTGTCGGAGAAGGAAATAATTGAAATGACGTTTTTCCCAGTAGTAAATGAGGCGTGCAGGGTTTTTGCTGAAGGTATTGCAGTCAAAGCAGCAGACCTTGACATTGCTGCCATAATGGGAATGGGTTTTCCACCATACAG AGGAGGTATCATGTTCTGGGCTGATTCCATAGGATCGAAATACATTTACTCGAGGCTAGATGAGTGGTCGAAGACTTATGGTGATTTCTTCAAGCCTTGTGCTTTTTTGGCTGAAAGGGGATCTAAAGGAGCTCCTCTG AGCGCTCCCGTGGAGCAAGCGAGATCGCGGTTGTAA
- the LOC104728084 gene encoding peroxisomal fatty acid beta-oxidation multifunctional protein MFP2-like isoform X3: MACHARISTPGAQLGLPELQLGVIPGFGGTQRLPRLVGLTKALEMILTSKPVRAEEGHSLGLIDAVVPSAELLTTARRWALDIVERRKPWISSLLKTDKLPPLGEAREILKFARGQTRKQAPNMKHPLMCLDALETGIVSGPRVGLEKEAEVGSQVISLDTTKGLIHVFFSQRGTVKVPGVTDRGLMPRKIKKVAIIGGGLMGSGIATALILSSYPVILKEVNEKFLEAGIGRVKANLQSRVRKGSMSKEKFEKTMSLLKGSLDYESFRDVDMVIEAVIENISLKQQIFADLEKYCPQHCILASNTSTIDLNKIGERTKSQDRIVGAHFFSPAHVMPLLEIVRTNHTSAQVIVDLLDVGKKIKKTPVVVGNCTGFAVNRMFFPYTQAAMFLVERGADPYLIDSAVSKFGMPMGPFRLCDLVGFGVAIATATQFIENFPERTYKSMIIPLMQEDKRAGEATRKGFYLYDDKRKAKPDPELKKYIEKARSISGGNVDPKLVKLSEKEIIEMTFFPVVNEACRVFAEGIAVKAADLDIAAIMGMGFPPYRGGIMFWADSIGSKYIYSRLDEWSKTYGDFFKPCAFLAERGSKGAPLSAPVEQARSRL; the protein is encoded by the exons ATG GCTTGCCATGCAAGGATATCAACTCCCGGTGCACAGTTAGGTTTGCCCGAGCTGCAACTCGGTGTTATTCCTGGGTTTGGAG GAACGCAGCGTCTTCCGCGTCTTGTTGGTCTCACAAAAGCCCTTGAAATGATTTTG ACATCTAAGCCAGTTAGAGCTGAGGAAGGTCATTCCTTGGGTCTTATTGATGCTGTGGTGCCATCTGCCGAGTTATTAACCACTGCTCGTCGTTGGGCCCTTGACATAGTTGAGAGGAGAAAACCATGGATTTCTAGCCTGTTAAAGACTGACAAGTTACCTCCTCTTGGAGAGGCAAGGGAGATACTGAAGTTTGCCAGAGGACAGACACGCAAACAAGCCCCGAATATGAAACACCCCTTAATGTGCCTTGACGCTCTTGAAACGGGTATTGTTTCTGGTCCAAGGGTTGGTTTAGAAAAG GAGGCTGAAGTCGGTTCTCAAGTGATTAGCCTTGATACCACCAAAGGCTTGATCCACGTATTCTTTTCTCAGAGAGGAACTGTAAAG GTTCCTGGAGTTACTGATCGTGGGTTGATGCCTCGGAAGATAAAGAAGGTAGCCATAATTGGAGGCGGGTTAATGGGGTCTGGAATTGCCACCGCATTGATCCTAAGTAGCTATCCAGTGATTCTCAAGGAGGTGAATGAGAAGTTCCTGGAGGCGGGAATTGGCAGAGTTAAAG CTAATCTCCAGAGTCGTGTAAGGAAAGGAAGCATGTCTAAGGAAAAGTTTGAGAAAACCATGTCTCTCCTTAAGGGTTCTCTTGATTATGAGAGCTTTAGGGATGTGGACATGGTCATTGAG GCTGTTATTGAAAACATATCTTTGAAGCAACAAATTTTTGCTGATCTGGAGAAGTACTGTCCTCAGCATTGTATCCTCGCTAGCAACACATCTACCATTGACTTGAACAAAATTGGGGAGCGGACTAAGTCTCAG GATAGAATTGTTGGAGCTCATTTTTTCAG TCCAGCACATGTCATGCCACTACTTGAAATAGTTCGGACCAATCATACCTCTGCCCAAGTAATTGTTGACCTGTTAGATGTTGGgaagaagattaagaaaacaCCAGTCGTGGTGGGAAACTGCACAGGGTTTGCAGTGAATAGAATGTTCTTCCCTTACACACAGGCAGCTATGTTCCTGGTTGAGCGTGGAGCAGATCCATATCTAATCGACAGTGCAGTCAGCAAGTTTGGGATGCCAATGGGTCCCTTCAG ATTGTGTGACCTGGTTGGATTTGGTGTGGCGATTGCAACTGCAACACAATTCATTGAGAACTTCCCAGAACGGACATACAAATCAATGATTATCCCACTTATGCAAGAGGACAAGAGAGCTG GTGAAGCCACTCGTAAAGGTTTCTATCTGTATGACGATAAGCGCAAGGCTAAACCTGATCCTGAGTTAAAGAAATATATCGAAAAGGCAAGGAGCATATCTGGAGGAAATGTTGACCCTAAG TTGGTGAAACTGTCGGAGAAGGAAATAATTGAAATGACGTTTTTCCCAGTAGTAAATGAGGCGTGCAGGGTTTTTGCTGAAGGTATTGCAGTCAAAGCAGCAGACCTTGACATTGCTGCCATAATGGGAATGGGTTTTCCACCATACAG AGGAGGTATCATGTTCTGGGCTGATTCCATAGGATCGAAATACATTTACTCGAGGCTAGATGAGTGGTCGAAGACTTATGGTGATTTCTTCAAGCCTTGTGCTTTTTTGGCTGAAAGGGGATCTAAAGGAGCTCCTCTG AGCGCTCCCGTGGAGCAAGCGAGATCGCGGTTGTAA
- the LOC109132696 gene encoding uncharacterized protein DDB_G0271670-like gives MVELKDQDMGEGMQCVTHPYTKNPGGICALCLQEKLGKLVTSSFPVPKSNSLSSSSPPKSFSPSTTSLALSLSSGSNGRDSTNNNNLPFLLAKKKKSMLAASSSSSSSSSSSSSANLIYKRSKSTAAAYGESFGQRKRSGFWSFLHLYSSKHQISTTTKKVDNFSHSRRNQRTETGTESSKRIGGGGGIDVIVEEEDETPAKVVSETPTNGIGNGGGGSSFGRKVLRSRSVGCGSRSFSGDFFERISNGFGDCALRRIESQREATKVIGNGGGEAADAMSEMVKCGGIFGGFMIMTSSSSSSSTTSSSTVDHHNHKIGNRSWGWAFASPMRAKATTNHRGRTITESSADNKNTSPNLDSIPSLLALKS, from the coding sequence ATGGTGGAGCTCAAAGATCAAGATATGGGAGAAGGTATGCAATGCGTAACACATCCTTACACAAAGAATCCAGGTGGTATCTGTGCACTCTGTCTCCAGGAAAAGCTTGGTAAGCTCGTTACTTCCTCTTTCCCTGTTCCAAAATCCAACagcctctcttcttcttctcctcctaaGTCCTTCAGTCCTTCCACTACATCTCTCGCTCTGTCTCTCTCATCCGGAAGTAACGGAAGAGActccacaaacaacaacaatctccCGTTTCTGctggcgaagaagaagaagagtatgcTCGCagcttcatcttcctcttcttcttcctcctcttcgtcttcttcagctAATCTGATCTACAAGAGAAGTAAATCCACGGCTGCTGCTTACGGTGAGAGTTTCGGCCAAAGGAAACGAAGTGGGTTTTGGtcttttcttcatctctacTCTTCGAAACATCAGATCAGCACCACCACCAAAAAAGTCGATAACTTTAGCCATTCAAGGAGGAACCAGAGAACAGAGACAGGAACAGAGTCATCTAAGAGGatcggtggtggtggaggcaTTGATGTGAtagttgaggaagaagatgagactCCTGCCAAAGTGGTTTCAGAAACGCCAACAAATGGTATTGgtaatggtggtggtggttcgtCTTTTGGGAGGAAAGTGTTGAGATCTAGATCTGTTGGCTGTGGAAGTAGAAGCTTCTCTGGTGATTTCTTTGAGAGGATCTCTAACGGGTTTGGTGATTGTGCCTTGAGAAGGATTGAGTCTCAGAGAGAAGCCACCAAGGTCATTGGTAATGGAGGTGGTGAAGCAGCGGATGCCATGAGTGAAATGGTCAAATGTGGTGGCATCTTTGGTGGGTTTATGATCAtgacatcatcatcttcttcatcatcaacaacatcttCATCGACGGTTGATCATCACAATCATAAGATAGGGAACAGAAGCTGGGGATGGGCTTTTGCTAGTCCAATGAGAGCCAAGGCTACTACTAATCATAGAGGTCGTACTATTACAGAGTCTTCAGCTGACAACAAGAACACATCTCCTAATTTGGACTCAATTCCTTCATTGTTGGCTTTGAAAagctaa
- the LOC104728347 gene encoding uncharacterized protein DDB_G0271670, whose amino-acid sequence SSSSPPKSFSPSTTSLALSLSSGSNGRDSTNNNNLPFLLAKKKKSMLAASSSSSSSSSSSSSANLIYKRSKSTAAAYGESFGQRKRSGFWSFLHLYSSKHQISTTTKKVDNFSHSRRNQRTETGTESSKRIGGGGGIDVIVEEEDETPAKVVSETPTNGIGNGGGGSSFGRKVLRSRSVGCGSRSFSGDFFERISNGFGDCALRRIESQREATKVIGNGGGEAADAMSEMVKCGGIFGGFMIMTSSSSSSSTTSSSTVDHHNHKIGNRSWGWAFASPMRAKATTNHRGRTITESSADNKNTSPNLDSIPSLLALKS is encoded by the coding sequence tcttcttcttctcctcctaaGTCCTTCAGTCCTTCCACTACATCTCTCGCTCTGTCTCTCTCATCCGGAAGTAACGGAAGAGActccacaaacaacaacaatctccCGTTTCTGctggcgaagaagaagaagagtatgcTCGCagcttcatcttcctcttcttcttcctcctcttcgtcttcttcagctAATCTGATCTACAAGAGAAGTAAATCCACGGCTGCTGCTTACGGTGAGAGTTTCGGCCAAAGGAAACGAAGTGGGTTTTGGtcttttcttcatctctacTCTTCGAAACATCAGATCAGCACCACCACCAAAAAAGTCGATAACTTTAGCCATTCAAGGAGGAACCAGAGAACAGAGACAGGAACAGAGTCATCTAAGAGGatcggtggtggtggaggcaTTGATGTGAtagttgaggaagaagatgagactCCTGCCAAAGTGGTTTCAGAAACGCCAACAAATGGTATTGgtaatggtggtggtggttcgtCTTTTGGGAGGAAAGTGTTGAGATCTAGATCTGTTGGCTGTGGAAGTAGAAGCTTCTCTGGTGATTTCTTTGAGAGGATCTCTAACGGGTTTGGTGATTGTGCCTTGAGAAGGATTGAGTCTCAGAGAGAAGCCACCAAGGTCATTGGTAATGGAGGTGGTGAAGCAGCGGATGCCATGAGTGAAATGGTCAAATGTGGTGGCATCTTTGGTGGGTTTATGATCAtgacatcatcatcttcttcatcatcaacaacatcttCATCGACGGTTGATCATCACAATCATAAGATAGGGAACAGAAGCTGGGGATGGGCTTTTGCTAGTCCAATGAGAGCCAAGGCTACTACTAATCATAGAGGTCGTACTATTACAGAGTCTTCAGCTGACAACAAGAACACATCTCCCAATTTGGACTCAATTCCTTCATTGTTGGCTTTGaaaagctag